The Faecalibacterium prausnitzii genome includes a window with the following:
- a CDS encoding transcription repressor NadR, giving the protein MNAVQRREVILERLSNADAPVSASVMAAELGVSRQIVVGDVALLRAGGAAIEATPRGYQFHPAPGGYTGILACVHRTAEEMRTELYAVVDQGGTVVDVAVENPLYGELRGNLNLSSRYDVDNFIQQAADTPECLLSRMTGGVHLHTLCCPDEKTFHRIEAALENAGVLYKKE; this is encoded by the coding sequence ATGAATGCTGTACAGCGCAGAGAAGTGATATTGGAGCGGCTGAGCAACGCCGACGCACCGGTCAGTGCCAGTGTGATGGCGGCGGAGCTGGGCGTCTCCCGCCAGATCGTGGTGGGCGATGTAGCCCTGCTGCGGGCCGGCGGTGCGGCCATCGAAGCCACGCCGCGGGGATATCAGTTCCACCCGGCCCCCGGCGGCTACACCGGCATCCTGGCCTGCGTCCACCGCACGGCGGAGGAGATGCGCACCGAACTGTATGCGGTGGTGGACCAGGGCGGCACCGTGGTGGACGTGGCTGTGGAGAACCCGCTGTACGGCGAGCTGCGCGGCAACCTGAACCTGTCCAGCCGGTATGACGTGGACAACTTCATCCAGCAGGCGGCGGATACCCCCGAATGCCTGCTCAGCCGGATGACCGGCGGGGTGCATCTGCACACCCTCTGCTGCCCGGACGAGAAAACGTTCCACCGCATTGAGGCAGCGTTGGAAAACGCGGGTGTCCTGTATAAAAAAGAGTAA
- a CDS encoding TetR/AcrR family transcriptional regulator, with protein MDIRIEKTDRAIEKAFLELRSKMPLEKIKIKDLCALACVNKSTFYAHYEDIYALSSRLEDKLIADILASVSAVELHPVRTEVLTRELFRAFVQNKTAVNILFADSRQGIFANRIEKGLRESLTAQDPTFANDPKRGILLSFCVQGCFYAFTNNSSRMDEKHLVDLLAEIARAAQKIKM; from the coding sequence TTGGACATCCGCATCGAAAAGACCGACCGCGCCATCGAAAAAGCGTTTCTGGAACTGCGCAGCAAAATGCCGCTGGAAAAGATCAAGATCAAAGACCTGTGCGCACTGGCCTGCGTGAACAAATCGACGTTCTATGCCCATTATGAGGATATCTATGCACTGTCCAGCCGATTGGAGGACAAGCTCATTGCCGACATTCTGGCCAGCGTTTCGGCGGTGGAGCTGCACCCGGTCCGGACGGAGGTGCTGACCCGTGAGCTGTTCCGGGCCTTTGTCCAGAACAAAACGGCGGTGAACATCCTCTTTGCCGATTCCCGTCAGGGCATCTTTGCCAACCGCATCGAAAAGGGCCTGCGGGAGAGCCTGACCGCGCAGGACCCCACCTTCGCCAACGACCCCAAGCGCGGCATCCTGCTGTCGTTCTGTGTGCAGGGCTGTTTCTATGCCTTTACCAACAACAGCAGCCGGATGGACGAGAAACACCTCGTGGACCTTCTGGCAGAGATCGCCAGAGCGGCGCAGAAAATCAAGATGTGA